The following is a genomic window from Clostridia bacterium.
TTAGGTGCTATGCTTCGTGAATTGCCTATAGCAGATGCCTTGAGCAATTCATTGTTACAACACAATATGGGTATATTTCTCCCCTTCTTGATAGCCATGTTGCTGAAAACGGCTATGGGAGCATCCACTGTTGCTATGATTGTTACATCAGCTATGGTTGCACCCTTGATGCCTGCTTTGGGGATGACCACTGAATTTGCAAAGGTATTGGTATTATTGGCTATCGGTGCAGGATCTATGACTGTATCCCACGCAAATGATAGTTATTTCTGGGTAGTATCCCAATTTTC
Proteins encoded in this region:
- a CDS encoding GntP family permease translates to LGAMLRELPIADALSNSLLQHNMGIFLPFLIAMLLKTAMGASTVAMIVTSAMVAPLMPALGMTTEFAKVLVLLAIGAGSMTVSHANDSYFWVVSQFSDMDTGTAYKCQTGVTLIQGLVTIVIVSILTMIFV